The uncultured Methanolobus sp. sequence AGGAACATCACGACGATACACTCTACTGCAGTTCCGTTGCGGATTACACAAAGATGGCATCCCATATCTCAAATATCTTCCAGGATCACCAGAAGTCAGTGTTAATTATAGACAACATGAATGTGCTTGCAAGCGACACAATGCAGGTCGTGGAGAATTTTGTCCAGTTCATAGAAAAGAAAGTAGCTGAGAACGATGGCAGTATTGTCTCCATGCTTTCCAGGAACATCCTGCCTTCTGAGACAGAGGTTCTTATCACTTCTTTCTTTGATGTTGTCATAGATATCACAAATGTGGGTGAGATCCATACTGAGATTGGCATGAAAGACTTCGACTTCAGGTATTCGGTGGAAGAAGGTTCAATTGAATTCGAGCCCATGCAGAAGAAGATCAGGCGTGAGCGCCTGAAGATTCTCATTGTTGATGATGAACCTGATATCCCTGAGCTCCTTAAGCTTTCTCTAATTAACGAACCATACGACTTCATTGTGGCTCACAACGGTGAGGACGCCATTAATCTCACGCTTAAAGAGCTTCCTGATCTTATTCTCCTGGACATCATGATGCCTGATATGGATGGTTATGAAGTAGTGGAGAATCTGAAAAAGAGTAAAGCTGCAAGTGATATTCCTGTTATCATGATCTCAGCTAAGACTGCTATTGAAGATAAGGTTAAAGGCATGGAACTTGGAATTGATGATTACATTTCCAAACCCTTCGATAAAAGAGAGGTCAAAGCAAGGATTAAGATGGTAATGCGTCGTCTTGGATGGGTTGAAGAGGAATAATTATATATTCAAATGAATATTTGCATAACATATAATTTAATCATCTTAGGAGATGTATCATTAATGTGTCCAAAAATCATGGTCGTGGATGATGAACCCGATACCATAGACCTCGTAAAATTGATCCTGGAATCAGAGGATATAGAAGTTGTCGGGGCAAAAAGTGGGTTTGAATGCCTTGAATCAATTGCAGAGGAACATCCGGATGCAGTTTTGCTTGATATCATGATGCCTGACATGAATGGATGGGAAACCTTCCATAAGATAAAAGAGAAAGAACCGGCTCTTCCTGTTGCAATGCTCACCGTAAAAAGCCAGGAATTTGACAAGATGCTTGGTCTGCATGTCCTTAAAGCTGATGATTATATCACAAAACCTTTCAGCAGAAAAGAGCTTATCCAGAGGACAAAAGAATTGCTGGAAATGCAACTTCAGTGATCCAGCACTTCAAACACTATTGCCTTTTCATCTTTTACAAAAAGATGTGCTTTCCTTTCACCATCAAGACCATTCTCCAGTTCATTGCGTACATCCCAGTACTTTTCAGGATCAATGGCTGCCCGGACAATAACTTTTCCGAATGAGTTTTTCTTAAGGAAGGAATTGATCTTTGAAAAGTTGGCTTCGCAGATCAGCATTTTTTTGTATATGTTTTTAAAAAGGGTGTTATCAATTTCAAATCCTGAAGTCAGAAGTATTCTTTTGCCGTCAACACCAAAGATAGCAACATCATTTGCTTCCTTTTTAAGCTCTGCAACAAGCTGCTCCAGCAGGCCTGATCTGATTACACATTCTTCCGGTTCATATGCATAAAGTGCAGGTTCTTTTACCTTTTTAGCAGGTTCAAAAGTCCCTGCTTTTCTGATGATATTGCTTCCGGGAAGTGCAACAGCAGAAACATCTGCTTTTTTCAGTTCCCCGAAATAAAGGTTAAGACGATTGAGCTTTCCTTCCAGGGACATGTACTCCCGTTCACAGTCAAATGGTATTTTTTCAGGGGACAACTGTGGTGGAGCTTCAAAAGCAAAATTCGATGAAATGCCTGCATAAGTTTTCATTACTTCAGGGATGGAAGGACTGAGGTTGTCAATGCTTCTTTCCTTTTCAGCAGGAGGTCTTGCAGGATCTGAAAAGACAACGTCTAGCTGGGGTAGTTTTTCAATTACCTCGGAAGACAGTGCATCGCCTGCAATGAATTCAATGTTATCAATGCCCATCATCTTAGCATTCTTTTTTGCAAATGCTATTTTCTTTGGTTCGATCTCAATGGCATAGACAAAATCACAGTATTTGGCAAAAAAAAGAGCCTGTCCACCAATACCACAACTGATGTCGGCTATTGTTTTACATTGAAGCCTCTTTGCCCTGTACTGCGCGACAGGTTCAGGAGTTGCAAATCTTATTCCATCCTTGTCAGATATCATTTCCGTTTTGAATTGCTTTTTACGTGCCATAGACTCCTCCTACAAGTCAGGTAAGTGATTTAAAATAATCTGGACCCATAATAAGCTTAATGATTGTTTTATTCATAATTTATATATATTATTAAGGGGATATTGTTCAACGTATGGATATCTCTCTCACCAATTAAATAAAACCAGTGGAACCATGGCCGGATTTAGTGATAAAATCAAAAAAGTGACTTCTGTTCTTTCCAAAAAGGGCAAGAATAAAGGAGGCGACTCTCCATTTGGTAGTGCTGACTCACCTCCTTTCATGCAGGGAGGGCCTGATCTGGGTTCTGTTCCCGATCTGGCTGCCGGTATGCCACCTGCTCCAGGTGTTCCTCCTGGAATGGACCCAGGTGCTCCCGGGAACTCTGCATTTCCTCCGGGTATGGCTCCTCCCGGAGCAGCTCCGGGTGGGCCGCCAGGTTCAGCTCCACAAGCTGCTCCCATAGATAATGAAATGCTGGAGGAGAACCGTAAAAAGATCAAGGAAGTTGAGTCAAAAGTATCAAAGGCAGATGTAACTCTCAACATGGTCCAGAGGGATAATGAAGAGATCAGGAAAACGGTTGACAAGATAGACCAGAGCGTTCTTGAATTATTGTCCCTGTACGAGATCGTATCCAATCAGGTCAATCCTTTTGTAGGCGATGGTGCAGGTTCCAGAGATACAATAGAGAGATTTGAAAAGACAGAGACACGCCTTACTGAAATGGGCGACATGATGGTTCTTCTGAAAAATGAACTTGATGCAACTGCCCAGAAATCAAGTATGCCAAAAGGTATCTCTGAGGAAGCAGCTTCCAGGATGCAGGACCTTGAATCCAAAATGGATGCATTCGCAGATGCCATGGTAATGATGCATGAAAGTCTTGAGCAATTAAACTCAAAAACGGATGATTTATTCACACGTATAGATTCGCTTAATCAGAATTTGACGGACCTTGCAGAAACCACATCCACTATAACCACCAGGCTTGAAGACCTTGAGAATCGTCCGGCTGCAGGCAGTCCAAAAGTTGTTCTTTCTAAGGACGAAGAGAAAAGACAGACTAAGAATGCTTCTGCCGAAACTGAGGGAATAAATGAAGGAGAAATGGAAACCGAAGATGTTTCTGTTGCAAAGAAAACATCATTACCTCTTGTAAGGCTGGAATTTATAAAAGCTGATCCTACAAGCGTAGTTGTCCTGCTTAACTGGATAGAGTTCCTCATGGAAAGGGTTGGGAGAAACAACCTTATGGATGCCCTCGATTATTATGTTGACATTGGCTGGATAAGCGAGGATGTCATGTCAGAGATCATGGCCTATGCCCGTGGAATCGATTATTATGTGGAAAAGCCCACGTGGAGGCTTTTGCCAGAGGATCACACAAAATCCCTGCTTTTCATTGAAAGGCTTTCAGGCCGCAAGATTGACAGGAACATGCT is a genomic window containing:
- a CDS encoding response regulator, which codes for MNAQTQEILSTLRIELSRKYTLFLAPVDSFIERLVYFLVSDILNEEPERTVVWLCLNSSRDKILSRFEDFEFDINYEGRLFFIDIDVPGKEHHDDTLYCSSVADYTKMASHISNIFQDHQKSVLIIDNMNVLASDTMQVVENFVQFIEKKVAENDGSIVSMLSRNILPSETEVLITSFFDVVIDITNVGEIHTEIGMKDFDFRYSVEEGSIEFEPMQKKIRRERLKILIVDDEPDIPELLKLSLINEPYDFIVAHNGEDAINLTLKELPDLILLDIMMPDMDGYEVVENLKKSKAASDIPVIMISAKTAIEDKVKGMELGIDDYISKPFDKREVKARIKMVMRRLGWVEEE
- a CDS encoding response regulator — translated: MCPKIMVVDDEPDTIDLVKLILESEDIEVVGAKSGFECLESIAEEHPDAVLLDIMMPDMNGWETFHKIKEKEPALPVAMLTVKSQEFDKMLGLHVLKADDYITKPFSRKELIQRTKELLEMQLQ
- a CDS encoding methyltransferase domain-containing protein; this encodes MARKKQFKTEMISDKDGIRFATPEPVAQYRAKRLQCKTIADISCGIGGQALFFAKYCDFVYAIEIEPKKIAFAKKNAKMMGIDNIEFIAGDALSSEVIEKLPQLDVVFSDPARPPAEKERSIDNLSPSIPEVMKTYAGISSNFAFEAPPQLSPEKIPFDCEREYMSLEGKLNRLNLYFGELKKADVSAVALPGSNIIRKAGTFEPAKKVKEPALYAYEPEECVIRSGLLEQLVAELKKEANDVAIFGVDGKRILLTSGFEIDNTLFKNIYKKMLICEANFSKINSFLKKNSFGKVIVRAAIDPEKYWDVRNELENGLDGERKAHLFVKDEKAIVFEVLDH
- a CDS encoding FlaD/FlaE family flagellar protein codes for the protein MAGFSDKIKKVTSVLSKKGKNKGGDSPFGSADSPPFMQGGPDLGSVPDLAAGMPPAPGVPPGMDPGAPGNSAFPPGMAPPGAAPGGPPGSAPQAAPIDNEMLEENRKKIKEVESKVSKADVTLNMVQRDNEEIRKTVDKIDQSVLELLSLYEIVSNQVNPFVGDGAGSRDTIERFEKTETRLTEMGDMMVLLKNELDATAQKSSMPKGISEEAASRMQDLESKMDAFADAMVMMHESLEQLNSKTDDLFTRIDSLNQNLTDLAETTSTITTRLEDLENRPAAGSPKVVLSKDEEKRQTKNASAETEGINEGEMETEDVSVAKKTSLPLVRLEFIKADPTSVVVLLNWIEFLMERVGRNNLMDALDYYVDIGWISEDVMSEIMAYARGIDYYVEKPTWRLLPEDHTKSLLFIERLSGRKIDRNMLSSIDREMAKVKHGLEELYGI